TCCGTCCGACGATTAGTCCGCAGTCCGATATGTTTCGCCAGCTCCATATTCCCAGTAAACACATATCCTGTGTAGTCAGTGCACTTTTGCTTGAAAAAATCCCCGATATCAGAATACAGCTCCTTAAGCTGTTCTCTTTCCCCAAGTCTCTCGCCATAAGGTGGATTTAAGACTACCACACCATTGCCTTTTGGAAGGGGCGTATCATTGAAATCGCAGACTTCAAAGTCAATCAAGTGGTCTACACCTGCCGTCTTGGCATTTTTTCTTGCAGCCTTGATCGCTCGTGGATCCCTGTCGGTGGCAACAATTTTACCTTCGGTATCCTTGGTAGAAGCCAACTTCAGCTCTCCTCGCAGCTGATCCCAGTATTCCTGGTCGAATCCTTTGATATGTTTGATTCCAAAATTGGGTCTCAGTGACCCGGCAGGTCGATTCAGGGCCATAAGCGTGGCCTCAATGGCAATAGTACCGCTTCCACACATGGGATTAACAAAATGAGCTCCCGGTTTCCATCGGGTATCTTTGACGATCGCTGCTGCGAGGGACTCCTGCAGCGGTGCCGTATGTGATTCGGTACGGTAGCCTCGTCGGGAAAGCGATTCCCCTGAGGCATCCAGGAAAACACGACACTTGCTGTTTCGCCAGTAAAGAAAGACTACGGTATGCTGCAGGTCGGGCCCGGAGTCTGGTCGAGTGCCTGTTGTGGTTCGTATCCTGTCTACAATGGCATCCTTACACGTTAGGTTGGCATATTGCGTATTGGATATGGTAGGATTGTCAATAAAGGAGGTAACACTGACATAGCCATGCGGTTCTATGTATTCTTCCCAGGGTATCTGTTGTACCTGCTTGTACATTTCGTCGGAGTCGGAAGCCGTGAACTCATCCAGCAGATAGTGAACACGATGCGCGGTTCTTAGTGTCAGAACAAGCTTC
This is a stretch of genomic DNA from Halalkalibaculum roseum. It encodes these proteins:
- a CDS encoding THUMP domain-containing class I SAM-dependent RNA methyltransferase, whose product is MADFQEASNISITCPKRITPFLKEELKEQQFPIKKVRKAGVETEGSLQDCMKLVLTLRTAHRVHYLLDEFTASDSDEMYKQVQQIPWEEYIEPHGYVSVTSFIDNPTISNTQYANLTCKDAIVDRIRTTTGTRPDSGPDLQHTVVFLYWRNSKCRVFLDASGESLSRRGYRTESHTAPLQESLAAAIVKDTRWKPGAHFVNPMCGSGTIAIEATLMALNRPAGSLRPNFGIKHIKGFDQEYWDQLRGELKLASTKDTEGKIVATDRDPRAIKAARKNAKTAGVDHLIDFEVCDFNDTPLPKGNGVVVLNPPYGERLGEREQLKELYSDIGDFFKQKCTDYTGYVFTGNMELAKHIGLRTNRRTEFYNSTIDCRLLEFELYEGSRE